In Phlebotomus papatasi isolate M1 chromosome 1, Ppap_2.1, whole genome shotgun sequence, the following proteins share a genomic window:
- the LOC129809884 gene encoding tetraspanin-13 isoform X2 gives MCGGFTCSKNSLIALNVLYIVVGFLLIGVGVYGRAASIVTNLPIVGGILACGIILLLISVLGLVGTVKHNQVMLFFYMIILFMLFLVQFSIACSCLAVNSNQQKQLAEQGWSRVPDSIKEEVQETFYCCGFNSTASADHPACDKITPICCSPESDASCACPPCLFKLEETINKAFKMCGELGLVFSFTEFLGVWLTVRYRNQKDPRGSPSAFL, from the exons ATGTGTGGAGGATTCACATGCTCAAAGAATTCCCTGATAGCCCTCAATGTTCTGTATATT GTCGTGGGATTCCTCCTGATCGGCGTAGGTGTCTATGGACGTGCTGCTTCTATTGTCACAAATCTCCCGATTGTCGGTGGGATTTTAGCCTGTGGTATCATCCTGCTCCTGATCTCTGTTCTTGGCCTGGTGGGAACTGTAAAGCATAATCAAGTGATGCTCTTCTTT TACATGATTATTCTGTTCATGCTGTTCTTAGTCCAATTCTCCATTGCCTGCTCGTGTCTTGCTGTTAATTCTAATCAACAGAAGCAATTGGCTGAGCAGGGATGGAGTCGAGTGCCGGATTCCATCAAGGAGGAAGTCCAGGAGACTTTCTACTGCTGTGGATTTAATTCCACAGCATCTGCTGATCATCCTGCATGTGATAAAATTACA CCCATTTGCTGTTCCCCTGAATCTGATGCTAGCTGTGCTTGTCCTCCGTGCCTCTTCAAGCTCGAGGAAACCATCAATAAGGCATTCAAGATGTGCGGAGAACTTGGACTTGTCTTCAGTTTTACAGAG TTTCTTGGAGTTTGGCTTACTGTTCGTTACCGAAACCAGAAAGATCCAAGAGGAAGTCCAAGTGCATTTCTCTAA
- the LOC129809884 gene encoding tetraspanin-13 isoform X1: MCGGFTCSKNSLIALNVLYIVVGFLLIGVGVYGRAASIVTNLPIVGGILACGIILLLISVLGLVGTVKHNQVMLFFYMIILFMLFLVQFSIACSCLAVNSNQQKQLAEQGWSRVPDSIKEEVQETFYCCGFNSTASADHPACDKITPICCSPESDASCACPPCLFKLEETINKAFKMCGELGLVFSFTEVLAVFLTWRYRNQHNPDDLPARAVFPQRNYEY, translated from the exons ATGTGTGGAGGATTCACATGCTCAAAGAATTCCCTGATAGCCCTCAATGTTCTGTATATT GTCGTGGGATTCCTCCTGATCGGCGTAGGTGTCTATGGACGTGCTGCTTCTATTGTCACAAATCTCCCGATTGTCGGTGGGATTTTAGCCTGTGGTATCATCCTGCTCCTGATCTCTGTTCTTGGCCTGGTGGGAACTGTAAAGCATAATCAAGTGATGCTCTTCTTT TACATGATTATTCTGTTCATGCTGTTCTTAGTCCAATTCTCCATTGCCTGCTCGTGTCTTGCTGTTAATTCTAATCAACAGAAGCAATTGGCTGAGCAGGGATGGAGTCGAGTGCCGGATTCCATCAAGGAGGAAGTCCAGGAGACTTTCTACTGCTGTGGATTTAATTCCACAGCATCTGCTGATCATCCTGCATGTGATAAAATTACA CCCATTTGCTGTTCCCCTGAATCTGATGCTAGCTGTGCTTGTCCTCCGTGCCTCTTCAAGCTCGAGGAAACCATCAATAAGGCATTCAAGATGTGCGGAGAACTTGGACTTGTCTTCAGTTTTACAGAG GTACTGGCAGTGTTCCTAACATGGCGCTACCGAAATCAGCACAATCCAGATGATCTACCAGCGAGAGCTGTTTTTCCGCAACGCAACtatgaatattaa